In Marinobacter antarcticus, one genomic interval encodes:
- a CDS encoding acyltransferase family protein: MGKIPTEPAMNPSQARLGSLDALRGLAALGVVLFHYLPYYDKLFGHSFELPPLLTDTLLFGRYGVHLFFILSGFVIFMTLERTRNATWFGLARGVRLLPALWAGIILTFISVHLLGPENRAVSLETALLNATLLHEYLGAEHVDGAYWSLVVEVTFYSWMALLFYTLRDWSRLRLTFWAWMLVSYAGVIWWKQIPDSLEFLVKDLMFVKYAPLFIGGMLIYRIYRYGRPAISDAVLLALAVCHGLFAYKFPYSLFVLGCFVVFSLAVAGRLNWLANAPMLWLGGLSYSLYLVHQNIGYGVIAWSYNAGLPGWLGVCLALGMALFLASLIHYSVEKPALRRFRNWRSRTETSQTVGAAAKAIG, from the coding sequence ATGGGTAAAATTCCAACGGAACCCGCCATGAACCCTTCCCAGGCCCGACTGGGTAGTCTTGATGCATTGCGAGGCCTCGCAGCTCTCGGGGTGGTGCTTTTTCATTACCTACCCTATTACGACAAGCTCTTCGGCCATTCATTTGAACTGCCGCCGCTGCTGACAGACACCCTGCTGTTTGGTCGCTACGGGGTGCACCTGTTTTTCATTCTCAGCGGTTTCGTCATTTTCATGACCCTTGAACGCACCCGCAATGCCACCTGGTTTGGGCTGGCACGAGGTGTGCGACTGCTCCCGGCGCTCTGGGCCGGCATTATTCTTACCTTCATATCTGTGCATCTTCTCGGCCCCGAAAACCGCGCGGTCAGCCTTGAGACCGCCTTGCTGAACGCAACCCTGCTGCATGAATACCTTGGCGCGGAGCATGTAGACGGCGCTTACTGGAGCCTGGTGGTGGAAGTGACCTTTTACAGCTGGATGGCGCTGTTGTTCTATACCCTGCGCGACTGGTCAAGGCTGCGCCTGACCTTCTGGGCGTGGATGCTGGTGAGCTATGCCGGCGTAATCTGGTGGAAGCAGATACCAGACAGCCTTGAGTTTCTGGTCAAGGATCTGATGTTTGTAAAATACGCTCCGCTGTTCATTGGCGGTATGTTGATCTACCGCATTTACCGGTATGGCCGCCCGGCAATCAGTGATGCTGTACTGCTCGCACTGGCTGTCTGTCACGGTCTTTTTGCTTACAAATTCCCATACAGCCTCTTTGTTCTGGGCTGCTTCGTGGTATTTTCCCTGGCCGTTGCAGGGCGTCTGAACTGGCTGGCCAATGCGCCCATGCTATGGCTGGGCGGCCTTTCCTACAGCCTTTACCTGGTACATCAGAATATTGGCTACGGGGTGATTGCCTGGAGCTACAATGCAGGCTTACCCGGCTGGCTCGGTGTCTGCCTTGCGCTTGGCATGGCACTGTTCCTCGCCTCTCTCATTCACTACAGTGTTGAAAAGCCGGCTCTGCGACGGTTCCGGAACTGGCGCAGCCGCACTGAAACATCTCAGACTGTGGGAGCGGCAGCAAAAGCTATTGGGTAG
- a CDS encoding TRAP transporter large permease, with protein sequence MIGMIMFLAALFMLMLGFPVAFTFGGLALFFGVFSQGMDLFAFMPYRIMSVMQNTVLMAVPLFIFMGVVLQRTRLAEQLLTSMGRLFGGLPGGLAISTILVGALLAASTGVVGASVVAMGLISLPVMLAHNYDKRLATGTICAAGTLGQIVPPSIILIILGDVLGLPVGDLFRAAVGPGVVLIGLYIVYILIMTRFKPETAPPMPEDNSISRKKEVMNALLAIIPPLALIVIVLGSIFTGIATPTESSALGGVGAIVLAIIYRQFSFQMVWNASKDTVKVTAMVFAILVGATAFSMVFSYTGGDYLLEEWMLALPGEKWGFIILAMLVIMVLGFFIDFVEISFIIVPILAPVAEALGINMLWFAILIAMNLQTSFLTPPFGFSLFYLRGVAPPQVRTIDIYKGVLPFILLQVFVLALIVIFPEWFGMSSSY encoded by the coding sequence ATGATCGGTATGATTATGTTCCTCGCTGCCCTCTTCATGCTGATGCTGGGCTTCCCTGTCGCTTTCACCTTTGGCGGCCTTGCTTTGTTTTTTGGTGTGTTTTCACAAGGCATGGATCTGTTTGCATTTATGCCTTATCGCATCATGAGCGTCATGCAGAATACTGTTCTGATGGCTGTGCCCCTGTTCATCTTCATGGGCGTCGTCCTGCAGCGTACACGCCTGGCCGAACAGTTACTGACCTCCATGGGCCGTCTGTTTGGCGGCCTGCCTGGTGGCCTGGCTATCTCTACCATTCTGGTGGGTGCCCTGCTCGCAGCCTCCACCGGCGTTGTGGGCGCAAGTGTGGTGGCGATGGGCCTGATTTCGCTGCCGGTCATGCTGGCTCACAACTACGACAAGCGCCTGGCAACAGGCACCATCTGCGCAGCGGGTACGCTGGGCCAGATTGTTCCCCCGTCGATCATTCTGATTATTCTGGGCGATGTGCTCGGGCTCCCAGTCGGCGATCTGTTCCGGGCTGCCGTCGGGCCGGGCGTCGTTCTTATCGGGCTCTATATTGTCTATATCCTGATCATGACCCGCTTCAAGCCCGAGACGGCTCCGCCCATGCCTGAGGACAACAGCATTTCCCGTAAAAAGGAAGTCATGAATGCGCTGCTGGCGATCATTCCGCCGTTAGCACTGATTGTCATCGTGCTCGGTTCGATCTTTACCGGCATTGCGACACCCACAGAGTCCTCAGCACTGGGTGGTGTTGGCGCTATTGTTCTCGCCATAATCTACCGCCAGTTCTCATTCCAGATGGTTTGGAATGCTTCGAAAGATACGGTCAAAGTGACGGCCATGGTGTTCGCCATCTTGGTCGGAGCAACTGCCTTTTCCATGGTCTTCAGCTACACCGGAGGCGATTACCTGCTGGAAGAGTGGATGCTGGCGCTACCTGGTGAGAAGTGGGGCTTTATCATCCTCGCCATGCTGGTCATTATGGTGCTGGGTTTCTTCATCGACTTTGTAGAAATCTCCTTCATCATCGTGCCCATTCTGGCGCCGGTGGCCGAAGCCCTGGGCATCAACATGCTCTGGTTTGCCATTCTTATCGCCATGAACCTGCAAACCAGCTTCCTGACCCCACCTTTCGGATTCTCTCTGTTCTACCTGAGGGGGGTCGCACCACCGCAAGTGCGAACGATCGACATCTACAAGGGGGTGCTTCCGTTCATCCTCCTGCAGGTGTTTGTGCTGGCGCTGATTGTGATTTTCCCTGAGTGGTTCGGCATGAGCTCCTCTTACTGA
- a CDS encoding SIMPL domain-containing protein — protein MKVIVALILGFSAIISASLISDGLTDLRTGDRYVTVKGVAEREVSANLALWPIRFVATGASLSEAQEKARSSRNAIMAFLKLQAISDSAVELQRLDVTDTRANPYQDNNNEQKFIISQTLMVRSEDIEKIRQAAQGVSELVDSGVVLSSDYGPSGPTYLFNGLNEIKPDMIAEATASAREAASQFAEDAKTELGDLRRANQGVFQILARDQAPGISEQQHPVKTVRVVSTVEYYLR, from the coding sequence ATGAAAGTCATTGTTGCCCTCATTCTGGGTTTCAGCGCCATTATCTCAGCCTCACTGATCAGTGACGGGCTGACGGACCTGCGAACCGGTGACCGCTACGTAACCGTGAAGGGCGTGGCAGAGCGGGAAGTGAGTGCCAACCTGGCCTTGTGGCCGATCCGCTTTGTGGCCACCGGAGCCAGCCTCAGCGAGGCCCAGGAAAAGGCACGCAGCAGCCGCAATGCCATCATGGCTTTCCTGAAGCTGCAGGCTATCAGCGACAGTGCGGTAGAACTTCAGCGGCTGGATGTTACGGACACCCGCGCCAATCCTTACCAGGATAATAATAACGAACAGAAATTCATTATCAGCCAGACCCTGATGGTGCGCAGCGAGGATATAGAAAAAATCCGTCAGGCTGCACAGGGTGTGAGCGAGCTGGTCGATTCCGGCGTGGTGCTGTCATCCGACTACGGCCCGAGCGGACCGACCTATCTGTTTAATGGGCTGAATGAAATCAAGCCCGACATGATTGCCGAAGCAACCGCTTCCGCCCGTGAAGCCGCCAGCCAGTTTGCGGAGGATGCAAAAACCGAGCTGGGTGACCTGCGCCGGGCCAATCAAGGCGTGTTCCAGATACTGGCCCGGGACCAGGCCCCGGGGATTTCCGAGCAGCAACACCCGGTGAAGACCGTGCGTGTGGTTTCAACCGTTGAGTACTATTTAAGATAA
- a CDS encoding TRAP transporter small permease subunit: MQWIIKLDEGLARLSNFCGWVACVAMLLMAGNVFFDVVARYAFNEVSIGMQEMEWHLYSVVFLFGIPYALRTDGHVRVDVLYSRWSNKAKAWVNLTGALVFVVPFAYLIGIYGYDFALDSYNMGEGSGDPGGLPQRWIIKSAIPVSALFIAIAGLNMATFALRVMSGEKQYEGENSAGGLA, encoded by the coding sequence ATGCAGTGGATCATAAAGCTGGATGAGGGCCTGGCGCGCTTGTCCAATTTCTGCGGCTGGGTTGCCTGTGTCGCAATGCTGCTGATGGCCGGTAACGTTTTTTTCGACGTTGTTGCCCGTTACGCGTTCAATGAAGTGTCTATCGGGATGCAAGAGATGGAATGGCACCTCTACTCGGTGGTCTTCCTGTTCGGTATTCCCTATGCACTGCGCACAGACGGCCATGTTCGGGTTGACGTGCTTTATTCCCGCTGGAGCAACAAGGCCAAGGCTTGGGTGAACCTGACAGGCGCTCTGGTATTTGTAGTGCCATTCGCCTATTTGATCGGCATTTACGGCTACGATTTCGCGCTGGACTCCTACAATATGGGTGAAGGCAGTGGTGATCCGGGAGGCTTGCCTCAGCGCTGGATTATTAAATCCGCAATTCCAGTCTCAGCGTTATTTATCGCCATCGCGGGCCTCAACATGGCGACCTTCGCCCTTCGCGTCATGTCTGGCGAAAAACAGTACGAAGGCGAGAACAGCGCGGGGGGACTCGCATGA
- a CDS encoding beta-N-acetylglucosaminidase domain-containing protein, with translation MSTTLGIIEGFYGPVWNWQERQQLVRALAPHGYGFYLYAPKADAFLRRRWQEPHPPAMVAELAEFGRFCRQQGLRFGIGLSPFEIFNSFDDAARSALAAKLELLDRIGIDELAILFDDMRADTHALAETQVDIMHWIRERTQARYLSICPSYYSDDPVLDRVFGERPTAYLETLGRLLDHDIQVFWTGEEVCSREISPGHLKRVSDRLGRKPVLWDNYPVNDGDRMSRHLHLRAFTGRPAANGAYLAGHGINPALQPVLTTIPAITLAESYRQGTEYQYGQAFRQAAKEVLGRELAEQLHADLLVLQDAGLGRISEEKRQSLMRTYDAYDHPAASEILRWLVGEYQVTDEMVRTQ, from the coding sequence ATGAGCACAACGCTGGGGATTATCGAGGGCTTTTACGGGCCAGTATGGAACTGGCAGGAGCGACAGCAACTGGTGCGTGCGCTGGCGCCACACGGTTACGGCTTTTATCTCTATGCGCCCAAGGCCGATGCATTTTTGCGCCGACGCTGGCAGGAGCCTCACCCGCCCGCGATGGTTGCGGAGCTGGCGGAGTTTGGTCGGTTTTGCCGTCAGCAGGGCCTGCGGTTTGGTATCGGGCTTAGTCCCTTCGAGATCTTTAACAGTTTTGATGATGCTGCCCGTTCTGCGCTTGCCGCGAAGCTCGAACTGCTCGATCGCATCGGGATTGATGAGCTGGCTATCCTTTTTGACGACATGCGTGCCGATACTCATGCGCTTGCGGAAACCCAGGTAGATATCATGCACTGGATTCGGGAACGTACCCAGGCCCGCTATCTTTCAATATGCCCCAGTTACTATTCTGACGACCCGGTGCTGGATCGGGTTTTCGGTGAGCGGCCAACAGCCTATCTGGAAACCCTGGGCCGCCTGCTGGATCATGATATTCAGGTATTCTGGACAGGCGAGGAAGTCTGCTCCAGAGAGATTTCTCCTGGACACCTCAAGCGTGTGAGTGACCGGCTCGGGCGCAAGCCTGTGCTCTGGGACAACTACCCGGTAAATGACGGCGACCGCATGTCCCGGCACCTTCACCTGCGGGCGTTTACCGGACGCCCGGCGGCCAATGGCGCCTATCTGGCCGGCCATGGCATCAACCCCGCGTTACAACCGGTGCTGACCACAATTCCCGCAATAACGCTGGCAGAATCTTACCGCCAAGGTACGGAATACCAGTACGGGCAGGCATTCCGCCAGGCCGCGAAGGAAGTGCTCGGGAGGGAGCTGGCAGAGCAGCTTCACGCCGATTTGTTGGTGTTGCAGGACGCAGGCCTCGGGCGTATCAGCGAGGAAAAGCGGCAAAGCCTGATGCGTACCTACGACGCCTACGATCACCCTGCCGCCAGCGAAATCCTGCGCTGGCTGGTCGGTGAGTATCAGGTGACCGACGAGATGGTTCGGACCCAGTAA
- the dauA gene encoding C4-dicarboxylic acid transporter DauA has translation MPHRAHLFSLRLAHAFREACIDQPYNRRRFLRDLMAGVTVGIIAIPLAMALAIASGVAPQYGLYTAFIGGFIIALTGGSRFSVSGPTAAFVVILYPIAQTYGLGGLLLATLMSGVLLILMAIMRLGRFIEYIPESVTLGFTGGIAVVIATLQVKDFFGLSVETMPEHYWGKLAVLAQSFPALDTMSALVAVVTLAVMLLWPRLKTPVPPHLPAVVIGSLLALWLNANGAAIDTIGSRFSYMLPGGGTGAGIPPFLPEFAWPWQRADASGEAIGLSWSMVRELLPAAFAIAMLGAIESLLCAVVLDGMTGKRHSANSELMGQGIGNIVAPFFGGITATAAIARSAANYRAGAESPVAAMIHAAVVLLALVSLAGVLAYLPMPAMAALLIMVAWNMSEAPKAVHLLKTAPLSDVLVFLTCFSLTVALDMVIAITTGVLLAAVLFMREMAEMTKVTDITSGKRISEETLPAGWRVFKINGPLFFAAADRIFGELAELSRNVDGFILYMDGVTVLDAGGLSALNKLIATCQNDGTRIVIADLQSQPQRTLARGGLGPVEGVLQFTSSLREALALPLSSTARQSSTLSTPTGSNG, from the coding sequence ATGCCCCATCGCGCCCACCTGTTTTCACTCCGGCTTGCCCACGCCTTCCGGGAAGCTTGCATAGACCAACCATACAATCGCCGCCGCTTTCTGCGTGACCTCATGGCAGGCGTTACCGTGGGTATTATCGCAATCCCACTGGCCATGGCACTGGCTATCGCAAGCGGCGTTGCGCCACAGTACGGCCTCTATACGGCTTTTATTGGCGGCTTTATTATTGCCCTGACGGGCGGTAGCCGTTTCAGTGTCTCCGGCCCTACGGCGGCTTTTGTCGTTATTCTCTACCCCATCGCCCAGACCTACGGCCTTGGCGGCCTGTTGCTGGCCACCCTGATGTCCGGCGTTCTGCTGATTCTCATGGCGATCATGCGATTGGGCCGTTTTATCGAATACATTCCGGAATCCGTTACCCTCGGGTTTACCGGCGGTATTGCCGTAGTGATCGCAACCCTGCAGGTAAAAGACTTTTTTGGTCTCTCTGTAGAGACTATGCCGGAGCACTACTGGGGCAAGCTGGCTGTGCTGGCGCAGAGCTTTCCGGCGCTGGATACCATGAGCGCCCTGGTTGCCGTGGTTACGCTTGCGGTCATGCTGCTCTGGCCGCGTCTGAAAACCCCGGTTCCGCCTCATCTTCCGGCAGTCGTGATTGGCAGCCTGCTGGCGCTATGGCTTAACGCCAACGGCGCGGCCATAGATACCATAGGGTCAAGGTTCAGTTACATGCTGCCGGGCGGCGGCACAGGTGCCGGTATCCCGCCTTTTCTGCCGGAGTTTGCCTGGCCCTGGCAACGAGCGGATGCCAGTGGGGAGGCTATCGGGTTGTCCTGGAGCATGGTGCGTGAACTCTTGCCGGCGGCTTTTGCCATCGCCATGCTTGGTGCTATTGAATCGCTGCTCTGTGCCGTGGTGCTTGATGGCATGACCGGAAAGCGCCATAGCGCCAACAGCGAACTGATGGGGCAGGGGATTGGCAACATTGTGGCACCATTTTTTGGAGGCATTACCGCTACAGCAGCCATAGCCCGGTCCGCTGCAAATTACCGTGCCGGTGCCGAATCGCCAGTCGCAGCCATGATTCATGCCGCAGTGGTTTTGCTGGCTTTAGTATCACTGGCCGGCGTGCTGGCCTACTTGCCTATGCCAGCCATGGCGGCCCTGTTGATCATGGTAGCCTGGAACATGAGCGAAGCGCCTAAGGCCGTGCATCTGCTGAAGACCGCGCCGCTCAGTGATGTTCTGGTCTTCCTGACCTGCTTTTCCCTGACTGTTGCCCTGGATATGGTTATTGCCATTACCACCGGTGTCCTGCTGGCGGCGGTGCTGTTCATGCGTGAAATGGCTGAGATGACCAAGGTGACGGATATCACTTCCGGTAAACGGATCAGCGAAGAAACTTTGCCGGCGGGCTGGAGGGTGTTCAAAATCAATGGCCCGCTGTTTTTTGCAGCGGCAGATCGTATTTTTGGCGAACTTGCGGAGCTGTCCCGAAACGTTGACGGGTTTATCCTGTATATGGATGGCGTTACCGTGCTGGATGCGGGCGGTCTGTCGGCTCTCAACAAACTGATTGCCACCTGCCAGAATGACGGCACCCGTATTGTGATTGCAGATCTGCAGTCCCAACCTCAGCGGACGCTGGCGCGCGGGGGGCTTGGGCCTGTGGAAGGGGTTCTGCAGTTTACGTCGTCACTGCGGGAGGCCCTGGCATTACCCTTGTCATCCACGGCTCGGCAGAGCTCAACGCTTTCAACGCCCACCGGATCAAACGGATGA
- a CDS encoding ChaN family lipoprotein, producing MIHSSGSRSETRPQTLYEARLIDAGDGTELSTESLAQRLAQTDVVVIGEYHGHQATHLLQSQIQAALYRQQPLQVLSMEQFNLDNQAAVDAYLNSETGETEMIEDSSAWDNYRASYRPLMEFARQHRLPVIAANAPAAVVRCVGRTGPDYLNRLSASDRKQFPDNPFMDTPAYRKKFTAAITGSHGAADATMRERMNNTYKAQLLRDNTMASRILAARDAHPDHQVIHTTGTFHSEEHLGTVAMLRQRAPEVSVAVISPVIWPADAEKPPLHENRNKGDFLYFIQPLPEEFLDKDREQKAMSARFRRPTKDTCQGDSP from the coding sequence ATGATTCATTCCAGCGGAAGCCGTTCCGAGACGAGACCACAAACCCTTTACGAGGCGCGCCTGATTGACGCCGGCGACGGCACTGAACTGAGTACAGAATCGCTCGCTCAAAGGCTTGCCCAGACCGATGTGGTCGTCATTGGTGAATACCATGGCCACCAGGCCACTCACCTTCTGCAATCGCAGATTCAGGCTGCCCTCTACCGCCAGCAACCTCTGCAGGTGCTGTCCATGGAACAGTTCAACCTGGACAACCAGGCCGCAGTCGATGCCTATCTGAACAGTGAAACCGGCGAGACCGAAATGATTGAAGACAGCAGCGCCTGGGACAATTACCGTGCGTCCTATCGCCCGCTGATGGAGTTTGCGCGCCAGCACCGCCTGCCAGTGATTGCAGCCAATGCGCCAGCAGCTGTCGTGCGTTGCGTCGGCCGTACAGGGCCAGATTATCTGAACAGGCTGTCTGCCAGTGACCGGAAACAGTTCCCGGACAATCCGTTTATGGACACTCCCGCCTACCGCAAAAAATTCACTGCGGCTATTACCGGCAGCCATGGCGCAGCAGATGCGACCATGCGCGAGCGCATGAACAACACCTACAAAGCCCAGCTGCTGCGTGACAACACCATGGCAAGCCGCATACTGGCTGCCCGTGATGCGCACCCCGACCACCAGGTTATTCACACCACCGGCACTTTTCACAGCGAAGAACATCTAGGAACCGTTGCAATGCTCCGGCAACGGGCACCGGAGGTTTCAGTTGCGGTTATTTCACCGGTTATATGGCCGGCGGATGCCGAAAAGCCGCCACTGCATGAAAACCGCAACAAAGGCGATTTTCTCTACTTTATCCAGCCTTTGCCGGAGGAGTTCCTTGATAAAGATCGCGAACAGAAGGCGATGTCTGCGAGGTTCCGCCGACCTACCAAAGATACCTGCCAGGGAGATTCCCCATGA
- a CDS encoding TRAP transporter substrate-binding protein, whose translation MKIRSVFSAAILAVAATFASTQALAQDTFTLKLAETWGPNFPIFGDATKNMAAMAEKMSDGRLKIQIDSANKHKAPLGVFDMVRAGQYDMGHSASYYWKGKVPNTLFFTSMPFGMTALEQYAWFYYGDGMELMQEVYEPFGLKSFPGGNTGVQMGGWFRKEIKSVEDLQGLKMRIPGFAGEVFAEVGVSPTNIAPGELYTALERNTIDAVEWVGPALDLRLGFQQIADYYYTGWHEPATELQFLVNEKVWEKLPADLQEILRISMRTAAYDMLIQSQHENAKAWANIKEEYPNVQIKNFPDEVFQAMYKANNKLLKEAAAGDELAAKIIKSQEDYLKDSRAYTDISERAYLNTMGSVE comes from the coding sequence ATGAAGATCCGTTCCGTTTTCTCTGCGGCGATACTTGCCGTGGCAGCCACTTTCGCCTCGACGCAGGCACTGGCTCAGGACACATTTACCCTCAAGCTGGCAGAAACCTGGGGGCCTAACTTCCCGATTTTTGGTGACGCTACGAAAAACATGGCTGCCATGGCCGAGAAAATGTCCGATGGCCGCCTGAAAATCCAGATTGATTCCGCTAACAAGCACAAGGCTCCGCTGGGCGTGTTTGATATGGTCAGGGCCGGACAGTATGACATGGGTCATTCCGCCTCCTACTACTGGAAAGGCAAAGTACCCAACACCCTGTTTTTCACCAGCATGCCCTTCGGCATGACGGCACTTGAGCAGTACGCCTGGTTTTACTACGGCGACGGTATGGAGCTGATGCAGGAAGTGTATGAGCCCTTCGGACTGAAGTCCTTCCCGGGCGGCAATACCGGCGTCCAGATGGGCGGCTGGTTCCGCAAGGAAATCAAATCTGTTGAGGATCTGCAGGGCCTGAAGATGCGGATTCCGGGTTTCGCGGGTGAGGTCTTTGCCGAGGTGGGCGTAAGTCCGACCAACATCGCTCCGGGCGAGCTTTACACAGCGCTTGAGCGGAACACCATCGATGCAGTTGAGTGGGTCGGTCCGGCACTGGATCTGCGTCTGGGGTTCCAGCAGATTGCTGACTACTACTACACTGGTTGGCACGAGCCTGCGACCGAACTGCAGTTCCTGGTCAACGAGAAAGTCTGGGAGAAACTGCCGGCAGACCTCCAGGAAATCCTGCGTATCTCCATGCGCACCGCAGCCTATGACATGTTGATCCAGTCGCAGCATGAGAACGCCAAGGCCTGGGCAAACATCAAGGAAGAGTACCCGAACGTTCAGATCAAGAATTTCCCGGACGAAGTGTTCCAGGCCATGTACAAGGCTAACAACAAGCTGCTGAAAGAAGCGGCCGCCGGTGACGAGCTCGCGGCGAAGATTATTAAGTCGCAAGAAGACTATCTGAAGGATTCACGCGCTTACACAGACATTTCCGAGCGTGCATACCTAAACACCATGGGCTCAGTCGAGTAA
- a CDS encoding ATPase, translating into MEIKTFEDLIDWTRQLHSHLARCLHESAEKHSNERASALLDYISRHEALLAKTVAEFEKQADPKAMKTRLYDYLNHKPIKPEQACDIRFGTLDFEGIAREIFIFHDQVMDLYESLIGKAEIEVAKSLLEDLLALEQHEAMRLASQIGRMNDL; encoded by the coding sequence ATGGAAATAAAAACGTTTGAAGATCTGATTGACTGGACCCGCCAACTGCACTCCCATCTGGCTAGGTGCCTGCACGAGTCCGCGGAGAAACACAGCAATGAACGCGCCAGCGCACTGCTCGACTATATTTCCAGACATGAAGCGCTGCTGGCAAAAACGGTAGCAGAATTCGAAAAACAGGCCGACCCCAAGGCCATGAAAACTCGCCTCTACGACTACCTGAACCACAAACCCATCAAGCCAGAGCAGGCTTGTGATATTCGGTTTGGCACACTTGACTTCGAAGGCATCGCCCGGGAGATCTTCATCTTCCACGATCAGGTTATGGATCTTTACGAGTCCCTGATCGGCAAAGCAGAGATTGAGGTCGCCAAGTCCCTTCTGGAAGACCTGCTGGCGCTTGAGCAGCATGAAGCAATGCGGTTGGCCAGCCAGATTGGCCGAATGAACGATCTTTGA